The DNA sequence AATCCTCCCAGTTGGGCCAGGCCTCTCCCCCATCGGGGAGCCGGGTGACGATCCCCGCTGCAGCTTCACGGATCCGCCACAGGCGGCGCATCTCAGTGGGATCGCCGGTGATGTGGTGATCAATGATGGTGGGCACAGCGGTGGTGAGCGCCCGGGCAGCGTTGAGTGCATCACTGAGGGTGTCTGCACCAATCTCGCAGTAGAGCCAGCCGCCGGCGGCCAGACCATGGTGGCTGCCCGGTAGATCTTTCCCCGCATGCTCCTGTCCCGGGGTGGTGCGCAGGGCGGCCAGAAGGTCACCGCCCATTCCCTCGATGGTGGCCACACCGGGTAGTCGCAGCGATTGTGCCGCGCGGGCTGCGTCGAAGACGGTGTCAAAGGCGAGCACGGTCAGCACCGTGTGTTTGGGTGTGGGCACCAGTTTGACGGTGAGCCGGGTGATGATTCCGGTGGTGCCCTCTGATCCAGCCAACGCCCGGGCCATGTGGGTGCGAAGGTGGTGGAGACCATAACCGGAGACCTGGCGGGGAAACCGCCCGAGCTCCCGGTGGATGAGGTCTGCGTGTTCACTCGCCAAAGCGATGAGCCTGGCGTGGATGTCCGGGTCATCGCACCCATCGGCGTCGATGGTGACTTCCCTGCCGTCGGCGAGCATGAGGGTGATATCGACGAGGTTATCCGCGGCGGTGCCGTGAACGATGGAATGCGGACCGCAGGCATTGTTGGCCACCATGCCGCCGATGGTGCACCGGTTATGGGTGGAGGGATCGGGGCCAAAGGTAAGTCCGTATTCCGCGACGGCGGCGCGGAGAGCATCACAGACCACACCGGGTTCCACCGTGGCGGTGTGGTTCTCAGAGTCGATGTCCAGGATCCGGTTGAAGTGCCTTGAGGTATCAATGATCAGGCCCTCACCGATGGCGTTGCCCGCCACGGAGGTACCGCCACCGCGACCGACAATGGACCAGCCCCGCGCCACAGCAAGCGCCACCGCATCACGGATATCCTGCAGTGTCCTGGGCTCTGTGACTGCAGCCGGCACCCGACGGAAAATACCTGCATCAGAGGTATAGGCGGCACGGGTGGTCATATCGGTGCGGAGCTGGGCGTGGGACATGTGTGGCCTCGCGGGAACGACTGGACTGGAGCGGCTGGTTTTCTACGATCGGTTTTCTGCGATCGGTTTTCTGCGATCGGGTTCTCATCACCAAGGCTACGCAAGGCCACCATGAATTCTGGACTTTCGGTGTATTTATGTTCCGGTACCGCAACGGCTAATCTCAATGGTCATGAGCACAGCGCACCGGCCAGGGAGATCGCTGTGGTTGGCGACCCCACTGTTGATCCTCGCCCTGGGGATCTCCGGGTGTTCCGCAGGTTCCACCGCCTATCAGGTGCCGCCCGATGTGGATCAGTCCTCCATCGTGGTGGCCACCACCTCGGCACCCGCGTCCCTGGACTTCACCCGCACCTCAGGTGCCGCCATCCCCCAGGCACTGATGTCCAATGTGTATGAGGGCCTGGTGCGGATCACCTCGGACGGGGAGATTGAACCCTGGCTCGCCACCGGGTGGGAGCTGTCGGAGGACCGTCGGACCTACACCTTCACTCTGCGGGAGGGGGTCGGGTTTTCCAACGGGTCACCGTTTTCCGCCCACAGCGCGAAGTTCTCCATCGACCGGGTGCCCACCGACTGGACCAATGGTTTGAAATCGGGGATGGATGTGGTGGAGTCCACCGAGGTGATGGATGATCACGTGCTCCGGGTGACCTTGGCCCGCCCCTCCAATCAGTGGCTGTGGAACATGGGCACCTCGATCGGCGCGATGATGAGCGAGGACGGCGTAGACCAGCTCGCCACCACTCCCGTGGGCACCGGCCCCTATGAGGTCACGCACTGGTCGGTTGGGCGTGCCATCGGTTTTTCTGCGCGCCCTGACTATTGGGGGGACAGCCCCGCCAATGATGCCGCCACCATCCGTTATTTCAGTGATGCCACCGCCACCACCAATGCTCTGCAGAGTGGGGATGTGGACATGATCTGGGCCATGCAGGCACCGGAGCAGCTGGCTGTCCTGGAGGACTACACCGTGGCGGTGGGCACCACCAACGGCGAGATGCTGCTGTCCATGAACAACCAGCGCGCACCATTCAACGATGTGCGTGTGCGCCGGGCGGTGATGTTCGCGATTGACCGGCAGGCCATCATTGACACCGCGATGGAAGGATACGGCACCGACACCGGAGGTGTTCCCGTGCCGCCCACCGATCCCTGGTTCGAGGAATCTGATCTCTACCCGCACGACCCTGACCGGGCCCGGACCCTGTTGGAGGACGCCGGCGCGGTGGGTACCCGGGTGACCATGTCCATCCCCAGCCTCCCCTACGCCCAGGCGGTGTCCGAGATCCTCTACTCCCAGCTGCGTGAGGTGGGTTTTGAACCCGAGATCGAATCCACCGAATTCCCCGCCGTGTGGCTGGCCCAGGTGATGGGTCAGAAGGACTATGACATGTCGCTCATCACCCATGTGGAACCCCGCGATGTGCCCACACTCTTCTCCCCTGGTTATTACCTCGGCTTCGACGACCCGGAGACGCAGGCTCTCCTTTCCGAGGCGGATTCCTCCGATGACGAGGTGCAACTCATGCGGGACGCCGTGGACTCCATCATGGAGCAGGCGGCCGCCAATACACTGATGAACGTGGCCAATATCGTTGTCATGGAACCCGGCATCACCGGCGTGGATCCCAATGTGGTTTCCGGTGCGCTCGACCTCGCCCGGATCGGGCGGGATCAGACTGCTGACTCCGTTGAGCCCGGCGCCGCTCCCCCACTCACCGGGGAGGAAGCCCAGTGACCGTTGCTTCCACTCTTCTCCGGACCCTGCTGCGCTATGTGATCACCATCTGGATCGCCAGCGTCATCATCTTCCTGCTCATCCGCGTCATCCCCGGCGACCCGGCGGCGGTGGCACTCGGAATCACCGCCACCCCGGAGAGCCTCGCGGCCCTGCGTGCGCAGTTGGGAACTGATCAACCACTGGTGGTGCAGTATCTTTCCTGGATGGGCGGGCTGCTCACCGGGGACTTCGGTATGTCGCTCAGTTCAGGCCAGGATGTGTCCCCGCTGATCCTGGACCGCATGCAGGTGAGTCTGATTCTGGTGGGATGTTCCATCGTGTTGTCCCTGATCATCGCGGTTCCTTTGGGGGTGTTGGCTGCCCGGCGCGGAGGCGTGGTGATCTCCGGGGTGAGCCAGGTGGGTATCGCGATCCCCAGTTTCCTCGCCGGCATCCTGCTGATTTCTGTGTTCGCGGTGGGTCTGGGCTGGTTACCTGCCAATGGGTGGATCCCCCCGGATCAGGATTTCCTGGGATTTATCCGTCGGCTCATCCTGCCGGTGTTGGCGCTGACCGCGGTGCAGGCGGCGATCCTCACCCGTTATGTGCGCTCCGCCGTGGTGGATGTGATGAGCGAGGATTTCATGCGCACCGCCCGGTCGAAGGGTATGTCCCTGGGGCGTGCCCTGCGGGTGCATGGCCTGCGCAATGCGGCGCTGCCGGTGTTGACGGTGACGGGTCTGCAGCTAACGTCACTGGTGATCGGCGCGGTGGTGATCGAGCAGGTTTTTGTCATTCCCGGTATCGGGTCCATGCTGCTTGATTCCGTCTCCAACCGGGATGTGACCACGGTGCAGTCCATCGTCATGCTGCTGGTGGTGTTCACGCTCCTGGTCAATCTCATCGTGGATCTTCTCTATCAGGTGCTCGACCCCAGGATCAGGAGGTGACCCGGATGCGTGGTTTATTTCAGCGACTGCCGCTGTCCGGCAGGATCGGCGCCCTGATCGTGGCCGCGGTGGTGGTCATGGCCACGGTGTCCCTGGTGTGGACCCCCTATGATCCGGTCCAGGTGTTTCCCGCGGAACGGCTCGAGGGCAGCTCCCAGTCGCATCTCTTCGGCACCGACCGTTATGGCCGGGATGTGTTCTCCCAGATCATGGCCGGTTCCCGCATCACCTTGTTCGTGGGTCTGATTGCCGTGGCCATCGCGGGTGTGCTGGGCACCCCGCTCGGTGTGATCGCCGGTATGCGCGGCGGCTGGCTGGAGACCTTTGTCATGCGAGGAGCTGACCTCATGTTGGCGTTCCCGGCCCTGTTGCTCGCGATCGTGTCCGGAGCGGTGTTCGGTGCTTCCACTTTGAGCGCGATGGTGGCCATCGGTATCGCCGGCATCCCCGGTTTCGCCCGTGTGGCCCGCGCCGGGACGCTGCAGGTGATGAGCCGGGATTTTGTGCAGGCGGCACGCAGTTCACAGATCAGCGCCCCGGTGATCGCTCTGCGGCATGTGTTGCCCAATATCACCAGTATCCTCATTGTCCAGGCGTCGGTGGCGTTCGCACTCGCGATCCTCGCCGAAGCCGCCCTCAGCTTCCTGGGCCTGGGCACTCCCCCGCCGGACCCCAGCTGGGGCCGGATGCTGCAGACCGCCCAGGCGTCCCTGGGTGTGACCCCGATGTTGGCAGTGTGGCCCGGTGTGGCCATCGCGGTGACGGTGCTGGGGTTCAACCTGCTTGGCGACGGCCTGCGGGACGCCATCGATCCGAAACGTGAGGTGGGCCGTGCTTGAGGTGAAGGATCTCACGATCGGCGACGGTCTGGTGGATGGGATCTCCTTTGAGATCGCCCCCGGTGAACGCGTCGGTCTCATCGGCGAATCCGGTTCCGGCAAGACCCTGACCGCGCTGGCCATCATGGGGTTGACCGATCTCCCCAGAAGTGGTGTCACCCAGCTCGATGGCGTGGCATCCTGGACCAGCCGTGGGAAGAAGATCGCCATGATCTTCCAGGAACCCATGACCGCGCTCAATCCCCTGATGCGGGTGGGCAAACAGATCGGCGAGATCATGCGGATCCACGGTGTGGGCCGAAAGGAAGCCGCCACCCGCACTGCACAGATGTTGGAGGATGTGGCACTCCCCGCACGCGCCGCCCGGGCCTATCCGCATGAGTTGTCCGGTGGTCAACGCCAGCGCGCTCTGATCGCCATGGCGATGGCGAATAATCCCGATGTGCTCATCTGCGATGAACCCACCACCGCTCTTGATGTGACGGTGCAGAAACAGATCATCGAACTACTGCTGCGCTTAGCCGAGTCCCGCGGAACCTCACTGTTGTTCATCACCCATGACCTCGGATTGGTGTCCCGCACCTGCGAGAGGGTCCTGGTGATGAAGGCGGGTGAGATCGTCGAACGCGGCCCGGTGTCCACGGTGCTGCGTGAACCCACCCATGAGTACACCCGGAAACTGCTGGCGGCCTCGGTGCTGGACACCCCTGCGATCGAGGACCTCCGTGGTGCGCCGGTGGTACAGGTGAATGAGGTCAGCCGGGTGTTCCGGCGCACCACCGCCCTGGATTCGATCTCGCTGGAGGTGCGTTCCGGTGAGCGGCTGGGCATCGTCGGCGGTTCCGGATCGGGCAAGACCACGCTGTTGAAGATCCTCGCGGGTCTGGACAAACCAACCTCAGGCGCGGTGTCCGTGGATGGTGGTATCCAGATGGTGTTCCAGGATCCACAGTCCAGCCTCAACCCGCGGATGCGGATCCTCGACATCGTCGCCGAACCCCTCATCGGATGGAGTGAGGGCGCCCGGCGCGAGCGTGTCATCGAGGTCCTCGGTGAGGTGGGCCTGGGCCCCGAGGTGGTGGATCGCTATCCGCACGAGTTCTCTGGTGGTCAGCGCCAGCGGATCTGCATTGCGCGTGCGCTCGGCCCCAAGCCGGCCATTCTGCTTGCCGACGAACCCGTCTCCGCCCTCGATGTCTCCGTTCGTAAACAGGTGCTGGATCTCCTGGCGACACTGGTGGACGAGTACGGCATCACCCTCATCTTCGTCTCCCATGACCTGGCGGTGGTCCGCCATGTCTGCACCACCGTGGTGGTGATGGATCAGGGCCGGATCATCGAACGTGGCCGGGTGGATCTGGTGTATGCCGATCCGCAGCAGGACTACACCCGGGTTCTCCTGGAGGCGGTCCCACGCCTCTGAGTCGGGGAATAAAAGTTGGAGTTCTGCGCACTGTGCATCACACAAACGCCAGGTTTTACTCTCAGACGAACCTGCCGGCGGAGGACAATGCCAGCGTGGCCACTGTTTCATGGAGCGCCCCTCCACTACGGCCCCTCCCCAGTTCCGAGGAGATCAATTCGATTTCACTGACATGCCAGTCGGGCCCCTCGTACACAGAAAGCGCCCGGACCAGGTCGGGGATCACGGGATCCCAGCCGCGGATCCGCATGCGTTGCGAAGGCCTGGCCACGGTGAGGTGTGCTCGCTGACGTTTGCGCTCTTCCGGGTCGAGGAGGCAGTCAGCCATCAGGTTGCGCAGCTGACGGGTCTCCCCGCCGACACCCATCCAGAGATTGCGGTTGTTGAATGACCCCGCGCCCTTGAGGCACACGGTGAAATCTTCATTCATGCGGGCGGCCACGCTGAGGTGATCAACCAGATCCTCCACAGCACCCTCCGGTTGTTCACCGTAGAAGGCCAACGTGATGTGCCAGTTGTCCGGATCGCCCCATCGAAGATCACCACGGAGGGGGCGGAGGGCCCGAACAAGATGTTCGGTGACCTCCATGGGTGGCGTGATCGCAGCGAACAGTCTCATGCAGCCATAATAGCGCCGAATCACGACCGTGCCCGCGTAAAATACCACCCGGAAACAGGTGAAGACGCCCGAGGCATCCTCATCCGGATGCGCGGGCGCCGCAGGTTGCTGAGAATCTACCCTGACGTGATCTGGAGGAGGATGTCCGGGGAGAGCAGATGCTCTTCGGACACCTCGAAGATCTGGTTCAGGTACTCGACCTGAGCTTCGAAATCATGTGCGTTCATCATCGCTGATCATCATAGACCCCCGGGACGATTTGTACACCCACGGGATGATGGGAGGGACGGGGTGGGCGTCGCAAAGCACAGGTCAGCCGACCGCAACCTTGTCCGGCTCACGCGCCGGCTCGAGGGGGCGGTTGCGCACAATCGCGGTGTAGACCGCGCCGGTGATGTTGTGGACCACGGCGGCCACCGCACCGGGCAACGCGGCCTCAGGGCTGAAGAAGCGCCCCGCCATGCCGGATGCCAGGCCGGCGGACTGCGTGCCGATCTCAATCGCCATCGTGCGGTTGACCGCCTCATTGAAGCGGAACAGACGGCCCGTGAAGTACCCGAGGACATAACCCAGCACGTTGTGCACGATCACCGCGACAAAGACGATGAGACCGACCGTCATGAGGCGTTCTGCGTTGTTGGCCACCGCGCCGAAGACCACGCCGCCGATGCCCAGGATGGACAACCACGGCAGCACCGGCATGATGCGGTTGATCCACCGGTTGAGGAAGATTCGCAGCGTCAGACCGATGATGACGGGCAGCAGCACCGTCTGCACCAGGGACCAGGCCATGCCCGCACCGTCCACTTCTGTGGCGGTACCGGACAGCATCAGCATGAGCATGGGGGTCATGATCGGAGAGACCATCGTGGACACCGAGGTCATGGTCACCGACAGCGCCACATCCCCGCGGCACAGGAATGCGATCACGTTGGATGAGGTACCACCCGGGACGGAACCGAGCATGAGCAGACCCACCGCCAACGCCGGGTTGAGGCCCAGTGCATTGGCCACCAGGACCGCCAGTCCGGGCATGATCACGAACTGTGCCACCACGCCGATGAACACCGGCCATGGTCGGCGGAGCACCATCTGGAAATCCGGGACCGTCAACGTCAGGCCCATGGTGAACATGATGATGGTGAGGAAGAGGTTGATGTAATTGGTCAGCGGCGCAAACGTCGCCGGGAACATGAACGCCACGATGGCGCCGATGAGAATGAACGCAGGGAAGGCGATGACGATGAAAGCCGCGGAACGGTCTTCCTTCTTCTCAACCTGCGGTTCGGTGACCTGCCCGGTGGGGCTGGTGTTAGGGGATTCAGGGCCGGGAGAATCCGGGCCAGAGGGGACACGCGTCACGGGGACCACTCCAAAATCATGAGAACTTGAATGAGAAGGAACCGTGCTGTGGGGTGGGCACAGAAAATATATAGAATGTGATGCCCTGGGTACGTGGCGGATCCAACACTATCGATTCACAACGGCCTGGATCAATTCGTGTCTACCATGGGGTGCCATGACTGAACTGATTACTTCTGGCCCACTGACCTTCTCCCCCGTCGGAGCTCACCTGACCTCGGTGGATTCCCCCACCGGTGACCTTCTCTTCCTCAGTTCCAAAAGCCGGTTTGGTGAAGGAAATGCCATCCGAGGTGGCGTTCCCATCGTGGCGCCGTGGTTCGGCACGCTGCTGGGCAAAGAACCACAGCACGGTTGGGCACGCACCAGCACCTGGGAGACCATGGACGGCGACAAGATCAGTGCCGGCCTGGTCCGGGACGGCATTGAACTCACCCTCAGCGTCTGGCGCACCGATGAGGGTTTTGAGACCAACCTCGCACTGACCAACCACACCGGGGACACCGAGACCGTTCAGCTCGCCTTCCACCCCTATTTCCGCGTCGCCGACATCGACCAGACAGCCGTAACCGGCGCAGAGGGCACCGACGTGCTCGACCGCGTCACAGACGGCGTGACCACGCAGGACGGTGCGATCACCTTCGACGAGTTATTTGACCGGGTGGTGCTGGGCACCCCCGAGATGCTTATCGACGACGGCTCCCGCACCATCACAGTCATTGGCCGCGGGCATGACGCGACGGTGGTCTGGAACCCAGGCGCGGAGAAGGCTGCGACGATGGAGGATCTCGGCGATGAGGAATGGCGTGAGTTCGTCTGCATCGAACCGGCCCTGCTCGGCCCTGATCAGAAGGGCGTGGATGTGGCACCCGGTGAGCAGGTCAGCATCGGCATGGAGGTGAAGGTGGCCGCCAGGGACGAGGGCTGAGCTCCCGCCAACTGAAACTGACAAGGGTGGACGCACCTCCATTGATGTCGGAGTGCGTCCACCCTTTGATGTCTGGCCATGGGCCCCGCCGGGAAAGCTGCGGGATCACCGCAGTCCGTGGGGCCCATGGCCATGAAAGTGGCCTTCTCAGTGCCAGGCTCTACTTGATGCCGTGGAGTTACTTGATGCCGTGGAGTTCCTTGAACTCGCGGCGGCGGGCGTGGAGGATCGGCTCGGTGTAACCGGATGGGGATTCGGTGCCCTTGAAGATCAGATCCTTGGCGGCCTGGAAGGCGATGGAATCATCAAAGTTCGGTGCCATGTTGAGGTAGTTCGGATCACCGGCGTTCTGCTCATCCACCACAACAGCCATGCGCTCCAGGGACTCGAGAACCTGGTCCTCGGTGACAATTCCGTGGCGCAACCAGTTGGCCAGGACCTGGGAGGAGATGCGCAGGGTGGCACGGTCCTCCATCAGGGCGGTGTCATGGATGTCCGGAACCTTGGAGCAACCGACACCCTGCTCAACCCAGCGGACCACATATCCAAGGATGGACTGGTTGTTGTTGTCCAGTTCCTCACGCTTCTCCGCATCAGACCAGTCGGTGTTCGCGGCGAGTGGCACCTCCAGGATGCTGCTCAGCGTATCGCGGCGGCCGGCGGCGCGCAGCTCGTCCTGAACCTTGAACACGTTGACCCGGTGGTAATGGGTCGCGTGGAGGGTGGCTCCGGTAGGTGATGGAACCCAGGCGGTGTTGGCGCCTTCCTTCGGCTGGCCGATCTTCTTCTCCAGCATCTCACCCATGAGTTCGGTCATGGCCCACATGCCCTTGCCAATCTGCGCCTTGCCCGGCAGCCCACGCTGGATTCCGGTATCGACGTTGTTATCCTCGTAGGCCTGCTTCCATGAAGCGGTCTGCATATCAGCCTTGCGGACCATGGCGCCGGCTTCCATGGAGGTGTGGATCTCATCACCGGTGCGGTCGAGGAATCCGGTGTTGATGAAGGCCAGGCGGTCAGCGGCTTCCATGATGCAGGCATCCAGGTTGACGGAGGTGCGACGCTCCTCGTCCATCACGCCGACCTTGAGGGTGTGGCGTGGCAGGTCCAGAAGATCCTCAACGCGTGCAAACAGCTCATTGGTGAAGGCGACTTCCTCAGGACCGTGCTGCTTCGGCTTCACGATGTAGATGGAGCCCTTGCGGGAGTTCTTCTTCTGGTTCTGCGGGGCGATACCCGGGATGGCGCAGACAGCGGTGATGACGGCATCCATGATGCCCTCGAAGATCTCCTCGCCGTCGATGAGGATCGCCGGGTTGGTCATGAGGTGACCGACATTGCGGACGAACAACAGGGAACGACCGTGCAGGGTGATCTCCGCACCGTTGCGGCCGATGTACTTGCGGTCATCGTTGAGCTTGCGGGTGAAGGTCTTGTCCCCCTTGGCAACCTCTTCGGTCAGCTCGCCGGTGTTGAGCTCGAACCAGTTGGTGTAACCGAGGGTCTTGTCCTCGGCGTCAACGGCTGCGATGGAATCCTCGAAGTCCATGATGGTGGTGATGGCGGATTCTAAGATGATGTCCTTCAGACCGGTCTTGTCATCCTGGCCGATAGGGTGGGTGGGGTCGATCTGCAGCTCAATGTGCAGGCCATTGTTCTGCAGGAGGATGGTGGTCGGGTCCTGGAAGTGGCCGGTGAAGCCACGGTAGGCGTTCTTGTCCTTGAGACGGTAGATGCCATCGTTGATGTGGGCGGCCAGCTTGCCGTCGGTGATGTTGTACTTATCCACATCAGCGTGGCTTGCACCGTCCAGGGGAAGGACGGAATCGAGGAACTCACGGCCCCAGGTGATGACCTTCTGTCCACGGACAGGGTTGTACCCCTTGCCGCGCTCTGCGCCATCCTCGTCTGCAATGGCGTTGGTGCCGTAGAGAGCATCGTAGAGGGAACCCCAGCGGGCATTGGCTGCGTTGAGGGCGAAGCGGGCGTTGAGGATCGGGACGACCAGCTGCGGACCGGCGGTGGTAGCGATTTCCGTATCGATGTTCTGGGTGCGGATCTCTGCTTCCTCCGGCGCATCAACCAGGTATCCGATCTCACGCAGGAAGGCCTCATAGGCTTCTGGATCCTGCTGGCCGGGGTTGTCGCGGTAGTACTCATTGAGCTGGCCCTGCAGTTCATCACGGCGGGCGAGCAGTTCACGGTTCCGTGGGGTGAGGTCACGGGCGATGTCACCGAAGCCATTCCAGAACCGTCCTGCGTCCACGCCCACGCGGGGCAGGACGGATTCGTTCAGAAAATCGCGGAGTACTTTCGCGACCTGCATTCCACCGACGGTAACGCGCTCGGTCTGGTCAGCGGTCTGAATCTGCTGATCGTTCATGGAAGGCTCCTTTAAAGCAAGAGGTCTGGTGGTGTGTGGGCATCAACAGTGATGTCCTCGCTTTGCCCCTTCGGGTACGTGCGATGTGACCAGACTAAGTGATTGCCATCACTTGACCAATAGGTTTGCGAACTTTACC is a window from the Corynebacterium faecale genome containing:
- a CDS encoding bile acid:sodium symporter family protein; translation: MVIAFPAFILIGAIVAFMFPATFAPLTNYINLFLTIIMFTMGLTLTVPDFQMVLRRPWPVFIGVVAQFVIMPGLAVLVANALGLNPALAVGLLMLGSVPGGTSSNVIAFLCRGDVALSVTMTSVSTMVSPIMTPMLMLMLSGTATEVDGAGMAWSLVQTVLLPVIIGLTLRIFLNRWINRIMPVLPWLSILGIGGVVFGAVANNAERLMTVGLIVFVAVIVHNVLGYVLGYFTGRLFRFNEAVNRTMAIEIGTQSAGLASGMAGRFFSPEAALPGAVAAVVHNITGAVYTAIVRNRPLEPAREPDKVAVG
- the thpR gene encoding RNA 2',3'-cyclic phosphodiesterase; its protein translation is MRLFAAITPPMEVTEHLVRALRPLRGDLRWGDPDNWHITLAFYGEQPEGAVEDLVDHLSVAARMNEDFTVCLKGAGSFNNRNLWMGVGGETRQLRNLMADCLLDPEERKRQRAHLTVARPSQRMRIRGWDPVIPDLVRALSVYEGPDWHVSEIELISSELGRGRSGGALHETVATLALSSAGRFV
- a CDS encoding ABC transporter substrate-binding protein, whose amino-acid sequence is MSTAHRPGRSLWLATPLLILALGISGCSAGSTAYQVPPDVDQSSIVVATTSAPASLDFTRTSGAAIPQALMSNVYEGLVRITSDGEIEPWLATGWELSEDRRTYTFTLREGVGFSNGSPFSAHSAKFSIDRVPTDWTNGLKSGMDVVESTEVMDDHVLRVTLARPSNQWLWNMGTSIGAMMSEDGVDQLATTPVGTGPYEVTHWSVGRAIGFSARPDYWGDSPANDAATIRYFSDATATTNALQSGDVDMIWAMQAPEQLAVLEDYTVAVGTTNGEMLLSMNNQRAPFNDVRVRRAVMFAIDRQAIIDTAMEGYGTDTGGVPVPPTDPWFEESDLYPHDPDRARTLLEDAGAVGTRVTMSIPSLPYAQAVSEILYSQLREVGFEPEIESTEFPAVWLAQVMGQKDYDMSLITHVEPRDVPTLFSPGYYLGFDDPETQALLSEADSSDDEVQLMRDAVDSIMEQAAANTLMNVANIVVMEPGITGVDPNVVSGALDLARIGRDQTADSVEPGAAPPLTGEEAQ
- the glcB gene encoding malate synthase G yields the protein MNDQQIQTADQTERVTVGGMQVAKVLRDFLNESVLPRVGVDAGRFWNGFGDIARDLTPRNRELLARRDELQGQLNEYYRDNPGQQDPEAYEAFLREIGYLVDAPEEAEIRTQNIDTEIATTAGPQLVVPILNARFALNAANARWGSLYDALYGTNAIADEDGAERGKGYNPVRGQKVITWGREFLDSVLPLDGASHADVDKYNITDGKLAAHINDGIYRLKDKNAYRGFTGHFQDPTTILLQNNGLHIELQIDPTHPIGQDDKTGLKDIILESAITTIMDFEDSIAAVDAEDKTLGYTNWFELNTGELTEEVAKGDKTFTRKLNDDRKYIGRNGAEITLHGRSLLFVRNVGHLMTNPAILIDGEEIFEGIMDAVITAVCAIPGIAPQNQKKNSRKGSIYIVKPKQHGPEEVAFTNELFARVEDLLDLPRHTLKVGVMDEERRTSVNLDACIMEAADRLAFINTGFLDRTGDEIHTSMEAGAMVRKADMQTASWKQAYEDNNVDTGIQRGLPGKAQIGKGMWAMTELMGEMLEKKIGQPKEGANTAWVPSPTGATLHATHYHRVNVFKVQDELRAAGRRDTLSSILEVPLAANTDWSDAEKREELDNNNQSILGYVVRWVEQGVGCSKVPDIHDTALMEDRATLRISSQVLANWLRHGIVTEDQVLESLERMAVVVDEQNAGDPNYLNMAPNFDDSIAFQAAKDLIFKGTESPSGYTEPILHARRREFKELHGIK
- a CDS encoding ABC transporter permease, with product MTVASTLLRTLLRYVITIWIASVIIFLLIRVIPGDPAAVALGITATPESLAALRAQLGTDQPLVVQYLSWMGGLLTGDFGMSLSSGQDVSPLILDRMQVSLILVGCSIVLSLIIAVPLGVLAARRGGVVISGVSQVGIAIPSFLAGILLISVFAVGLGWLPANGWIPPDQDFLGFIRRLILPVLALTAVQAAILTRYVRSAVVDVMSEDFMRTARSKGMSLGRALRVHGLRNAALPVLTVTGLQLTSLVIGAVVIEQVFVIPGIGSMLLDSVSNRDVTTVQSIVMLLVVFTLLVNLIVDLLYQVLDPRIRR
- a CDS encoding D-hexose-6-phosphate mutarotase, which encodes MTELITSGPLTFSPVGAHLTSVDSPTGDLLFLSSKSRFGEGNAIRGGVPIVAPWFGTLLGKEPQHGWARTSTWETMDGDKISAGLVRDGIELTLSVWRTDEGFETNLALTNHTGDTETVQLAFHPYFRVADIDQTAVTGAEGTDVLDRVTDGVTTQDGAITFDELFDRVVLGTPEMLIDDGSRTITVIGRGHDATVVWNPGAEKAATMEDLGDEEWREFVCIEPALLGPDQKGVDVAPGEQVSIGMEVKVAARDEG
- a CDS encoding dipeptide ABC transporter ATP-binding protein, which codes for MLEVKDLTIGDGLVDGISFEIAPGERVGLIGESGSGKTLTALAIMGLTDLPRSGVTQLDGVASWTSRGKKIAMIFQEPMTALNPLMRVGKQIGEIMRIHGVGRKEAATRTAQMLEDVALPARAARAYPHELSGGQRQRALIAMAMANNPDVLICDEPTTALDVTVQKQIIELLLRLAESRGTSLLFITHDLGLVSRTCERVLVMKAGEIVERGPVSTVLREPTHEYTRKLLAASVLDTPAIEDLRGAPVVQVNEVSRVFRRTTALDSISLEVRSGERLGIVGGSGSGKTTLLKILAGLDKPTSGAVSVDGGIQMVFQDPQSSLNPRMRILDIVAEPLIGWSEGARRERVIEVLGEVGLGPEVVDRYPHEFSGGQRQRICIARALGPKPAILLADEPVSALDVSVRKQVLDLLATLVDEYGITLIFVSHDLAVVRHVCTTVVVMDQGRIIERGRVDLVYADPQQDYTRVLLEAVPRL
- a CDS encoding ABC transporter permease encodes the protein MRGLFQRLPLSGRIGALIVAAVVVMATVSLVWTPYDPVQVFPAERLEGSSQSHLFGTDRYGRDVFSQIMAGSRITLFVGLIAVAIAGVLGTPLGVIAGMRGGWLETFVMRGADLMLAFPALLLAIVSGAVFGASTLSAMVAIGIAGIPGFARVARAGTLQVMSRDFVQAARSSQISAPVIALRHVLPNITSILIVQASVAFALAILAEAALSFLGLGTPPPDPSWGRMLQTAQASLGVTPMLAVWPGVAIAVTVLGFNLLGDGLRDAIDPKREVGRA